GAAGCGGATCGGCGGACGGTGCTGGGATCGGTGTGGTTGCGGGACGAGCCGGAGGCGACGAGGAGCCGGCTGAGCAGGGAGGACATCGTCGCGGCGGCGATCCGGGTGCTTGATCGCGACGGGCTCGACACGTTCTCGATGCGGGTGATGGCGGCTGAGCTGGGTACTGCGGCGACGTCCGCGCTGTACTGGCGGATCGCGACCAAGAACGACCTGCTCGAGCTCGTCGTCGACACGGTGCTCGGCGACGCGCTGATCCCTGCCGAGGGCGACTGGCGGGAGCAGGTGACTGCTGTCGTGCAGGCGGCGTACCAGGCGTTGTGGGAGCATCCGTGGGCCGCGCAACTGCTCCCGACGCACGCCGGGCTCGGGCCGAACTACCAGGCGCTGACCGAGCGGGTGCAGTCCATCCTCAACGACGCCGGCTTCAAGGGCACGCACCTGGACTCGGCGGTGTCGGCGATCTTCCACTACCTGATCGGGTCGGCGGTGACCGACTCCGCGTGGCTGTCGGTCGTACGGCGAAGCGGGCTCAACGAACTGCGCTGGGCGGCCAAGTCGGCGGACCGGATGGGGGTCGACGCCGCGCACCTCGCCGCGTACCTCAACCGCGAAAGCACCGCCGGCCCGGAGGCACGCTTCACCTCCGGGCTACGGGTCATCCTGGTCGGCCTCCGACCACGTCAGATTTCCTAGAGATCAGCGAAGGCCGATGCGGGGTTTTCGAAGGCGTCGGCGACGAAGCGGAGGAAGGCGGCCGCCGTGCCGCCGTCGCACACGCGGTGGTCGAACACCAGCGACAACTGGGTCAGCTTGCGGATCGCGAGCTCGCCGTCGACCACCCACGGACGGTCGATGATCCGGCCGACGCCGAGGATCGCGACCTGCGGATGGTTGATGATCGCCGCGCTGCCGTCGACCCCGAAGCTCCCGTAGTTGTTCAACGTGAACGTCCCGCACGTCAGCTCCTGCTGAGTCAGCCGACCGTCCCGCGCCGACGCGGTCAGGCGGCGGATCTCGGCGTCCAGACCGCGCGTCGTCAGTGCGTGAGCGCCCGCGACCGCCGGGACCATGAGACCGCGATCCGTCTGCGCCGCAACACCGAGGTTCACGCCGTCGTACTGGACGAGTTCCTCGCGCTCGGTGTCGACGTACCCGTTGAGCTCTGGATACTTCAGCAGTCCGGCGACCACGAATCGCGCCATCAGCGCGAGCAGGCCCGGTCCGGGATCCGTTGCCGAGCGCAACGACTCGCGGAGGTCGATCAGGGCGGTCGCGTCCACGTCGACCCAGGTGGTCGCCTCGGGGATCTCGGCCCGACTACGGCTGAGGGTGGCGATCACAGCCTTGCGGAACCCACTCATAGGAGTACGCCGCAGCTCAGCCAACTGCACTACAGAAGCTTGGGGCAGGGCGGGCTGCGCCGCGGCGGGTGTTGCGGTGGGCGCGTGCTCCGTTTGCATGCGGCGGGCGATTGCCAGTTCGACGTCGCGGCGGACGATCAGGCCGTCGGGGCCTGAGCCCGTCAGCGCGCGCAGGTCGACCTCAGCGTCCCGCGCCAACCGGCGTACCAAGGGGGAAATGACCAGCGGAACGCGTCTTTCCGGAACCTTTTCCGCAGCAGGCGCAACATTTGTTCCGGAAACCCGAGGCCGCCTACGACGCCCCGCCCCGGCAGACTCGGAAGTTCCATAGCCGACCAGCACGTTCCCCGACCCCGCCCGCTCCTCAGCGCGGTACGCCGCGCCGTCCGGATCCCCCACCGTGATGAGCGGCTTGCCAACCGGGACCGTAGTACCAGCCTCACCGTGCAATTCCTCGATCAC
This Kribbella sp. NBC_00482 DNA region includes the following protein-coding sequences:
- a CDS encoding TetR/AcrR family transcriptional regulator, with protein sequence MREADRRTVLGSVWLRDEPEATRSRLSREDIVAAAIRVLDRDGLDTFSMRVMAAELGTAATSALYWRIATKNDLLELVVDTVLGDALIPAEGDWREQVTAVVQAAYQALWEHPWAAQLLPTHAGLGPNYQALTERVQSILNDAGFKGTHLDSAVSAIFHYLIGSAVTDSAWLSVVRRSGLNELRWAAKSADRMGVDAAHLAAYLNRESTAGPEARFTSGLRVILVGLRPRQIS
- a CDS encoding dihydrolipoamide acetyltransferase family protein, producing MNTFLLPDLGEGLTEAEIVRWLVKVGDVVAVDTPIAEVETAKSIVELPCPYAGVIEELHGEAGTTVPVGKPLITVGDPDGAAYRAEERAGSGNVLVGYGTSESAGAGRRRRPRVSGTNVAPAAEKVPERRVPLVISPLVRRLARDAEVDLRALTGSGPDGLIVRRDVELAIARRMQTEHAPTATPAAAQPALPQASVVQLAELRRTPMSGFRKAVIATLSRSRAEIPEATTWVDVDATALIDLRESLRSATDPGPGLLALMARFVVAGLLKYPELNGYVDTEREELVQYDGVNLGVAAQTDRGLMVPAVAGAHALTTRGLDAEIRRLTASARDGRLTQQELTCGTFTLNNYGSFGVDGSAAIINHPQVAILGVGRIIDRPWVVDGELAIRKLTQLSLVFDHRVCDGGTAAAFLRFVADAFENPASAFADL